In Nerophis ophidion isolate RoL-2023_Sa linkage group LG03, RoL_Noph_v1.0, whole genome shotgun sequence, the following are encoded in one genomic region:
- the pax1a gene encoding paired box protein Pax-1a, giving the protein MEQTYGEVNQLGGVFVNGRPLPNAIRLRIVELAQLGIRPCDISRQLRVSHGCVSKILARYNETGSILPGAIGGSKPRVTTPNVVKNIREYKQNDPGIFAWEIRDRLLADGVCDKYNVPSVSSISRILRNKIGNLSQPNQYEGGKQGAAQAGLPYNHIYPYSYSNSMSPAAAKMASPAGVPVTAGHVSISRAWPSAHTVSNILGIRAFMDPAAIAGTEAYPTKMEEWSSVNRAAFPAAHTINGIDKSAIDADIKYAQPSSTLSSYVSACAYSPTNQYGVYSGPAGGYVAPGHHHWQPQSPVLSHPGSSMSMHAGEIHSSMAFKHHPREGERKVPCSPLSKHHQQHEDLNSVHGLSLPTSSS; this is encoded by the exons ATGG AGCAAACCTACGGAGAGGTGAACCAACTGGGCGGTGTGTTCGTCAACGGAAGACCCCTGCCCAACGCCATCCGACTGAGAATCGTGGAGCTGGCCCAGCTGGGGATTCGACCCTGCGACATAAGCCGCCAGCTGCGCGTCTCGCACGGCTGCGTGAGCAAGATCCTGGCCCGCTACAACGAGACGGGCTCCATCCTACCGGGCGCCATCGGAGGCAGCAAGCCGCGCGTCACGACGCCCAACGTGGTGAAAAACATCAGGGAATACAAACAAAACGACCCCGGGATCTTTGCGTGGGAGATCCGGGACCGGCTGCTGGCGGACGGGGTGTGCGATAAGTACAACGTGCCCTCCGTCAGCTCCATCAGCAGGATTTTACGCAACAAGATCGGGAATCTCTCCCAGCCGAACCAGTACGAGGGCGGCAAGCAAGGCGCGGCGCAGGCGGGTCTTCCGTACAACCACATTTATCCCTACTCTTACTCCAACTCCATGTCGCCCGCCGCCGCCAAGATGGCCTCCCCTGCCGGGGTGCCGGTGACCGCGGGGCACGTCAGCATCTCCAGGGCTTGGCCCTCTGCGCACACCGTCAGCAACATCCTCGGCATCAGAGCCTTCATGGACCCCGCGG CAATTGCTGGGACAGAGGCATATCCCACCAAAATGGAGGAATGGAGCAGCGTCAACAGAGCAGCTTTCCCTGCAGCTCACACGATCAACGGCATCGACAAATCAGCCATTGATGCTGACATAAAATATGCACAG CCCTCGTCCACGCTGTCCAGCTATGTCTCGGCTTGCGCGTACTCCCCCACCAACCAGTACGGGGTGTACAGCGGCCCAGCGGGGGGTTATGTGGCCCCCGGCCACCACCACTGGCAGCCGCAGAGCCCCGTCCTGTCTCACCCGGGCAGTAGCATGAGCATGCACGCCGGGGAAATCCACTCATCCATGGCCTTTAAGCACCATCCCcgagaag GAGAAAGAAAAGTTCCCTGCAGTCCGCTGAGCAAGCATCATCAGCAACATGAAGACTTGAACAGTGTGCACGGACTAAGTCTCCCTACCTCATCATCATAA